The following are encoded together in the Choristoneura fumiferana chromosome 4, NRCan_CFum_1, whole genome shotgun sequence genome:
- the sw gene encoding cytoplasmic dynein 1 intermediate chain short wing isoform X10, with protein MSSMSDRKAELERKKAKLQALRDEKDRRRREKEQKDAEEALARASTTSSLDSRRDLDEMLSSLGVAPVKDVLSSLSSMQSLSPPQTASPDASLPHADRSAPPHGSLKKSTQLQIISVQSTDIPPKENVTYAKQTQTTTSGITEIRDDEYNLNPGLEWEDEFTVLTFDGDAARQGEDDDAFHGKLPPGILPHGLPTVKEVQPAVTAAPPEKKEEEKEKKVRELSADEKHTIMLSAEFQRFVTKAGRVIERALGESVDIYTDYTGGGDSENALDDKSDARLSLVRTFYDERWSRGRCVTCLDWSSAHPELLLASYHNSDDAPHDPDGVCLVWNTKFKKTTPEDVFHCQSPVMSATFARFHPNLILGGTYSGQIVLWDNRVPKRTPVQRTPLSSLAHTHPVYCLSVVGSQNAHNLISVSSDGRMCSWSLDMLSQPQETLELQHRQSKAVAVTAMAFPHADVNNFVLGGEDGNIYTGCRHGQRAGVTDCVEGHAGPVTGVACHAAGGAVDLSHLFLTSSMDWSVKLWSLKENKALYSFENSGDYVVDVRWSPAHPALFAAADAARLDLWNLNRDTEVPVASIQSEGGAFNRVSWTPSGAHLTAGDDAGKISVYELAESEYQPRHDEWSKFVYTLQELRNNQADEESDRLSLASGPPSLTSLTSLASNPLR; from the exons ATGTCAAGCATGTCGGATCGCAAGGCGGAGCTCGAGCGGAAGAAAGCCAAGTTGCAGGCCCTCCGCGACGAGAAGGACCGCCGCCGCAGAGAGAAGGAGCAAAAAGATGCTGAGGAGGCACTG GCCCGAGCGTCGACGACGTCGAGCCTCGACAGCCGGCGCGACCTGGACGAGATGCTGTCGTCGCTGGGCGTGGCGCCGGTGAAGGACGTGCTATCGTCGCTGTCGTCCATGCAGTCGCTGTCGCCGCCGCAGACCGCGTCGCCCGACGCCAGCCTGCCGCACGCCGACCGCAGCGCGCCGCCCCACGG ATCCCTGAAGAAGTCGACCCAACTGCAGATAATATCCGTGCAGTCAACTGACATACCCCCGAAGGAAAACGTGACGTACGCGAAGCAGACCCAAACCACTACTTCGGGCATCACCGAGATCAGAGATG ATGAGTACAATCTAAACCCGGGTTTAGAGTGGGAGGACGAGTTCACAG TGCTTACATTCGACGGCGACGCTGCGCGGCAAGGCGAAGATGACGATGCGTTCCACGGGAAACTCCCGCCGGGCATCCTGCCGCACGGACTGCCAACCGTCAAGGAGGTCCAGCCCGCCGTGACGGCCGCGCCGCCCGAGAAGAAGGAGGAAGAGAAGGAGAAGAAAG TACGGGAGCTGAGCGCAGACGAGAAGCACACGATAATGCTGTCGGCCGAGTTCCAGCGGTTCGTCACGAAGGCGGGCCGCGTCATCGAGCGGGCTCTGGGGGAGTCTGTCGACATCTACACGGACTACACCGGCGGCGGGGACAGCGAGAATGCTCT GGACGACAAATCCGACGCCCGGCTGTCCCTCGTCCGGACGTTCTACGACGAGCGCTGGTCCCGCGGCCGCTGCGTGACCTGCCTGGACTGGTCCTCGGCGCACCCGGAGCTGCTGCTGGCGTCCTACCACAACAGCGACGACGCGCCGCACGACCCCGACGGCGTCTGTCTGGTCTGGAACACCAAGTTTAAGAAGACCACGCCGGAGGACGTGTTCCATTGCCAGTCGCCTGTCATGAGCGCTACCTTCGCTAG GTTCCATCCCAACCTGATACTCGGAGGCACATATTCGGGTCAAATCGTACTGTGGGACAACCGCGTGCCAAAACGTACACCCGTACAGCGGACACCTCTCTCTTCGCTCGCTCATACG CATCCAGTATACTGCCTGTCGGTAGTCGGTAGCCAGAACGCTCACAACCTCATCTCGGTGTCATCTGACGGGCGCATGTGCTCCTGGTCGCTGGACATGCTCTCCCAGCCCCAGGAGACCTTGGAGCTGCAGCACCGGCAGAGCAAAGCTGTCGCCGTCACTGCTATGGCGTTCCCTCACGCTGATGTTAACAACTTCGTGCTTGGCGGGGAGGATGGGAACATCTATACTG GCTGCCGGCACGGGCAGCGCGCCGGCGTCACGGACTGCGTGGAGGGACACGCGGGGCCGGTCACGGGCGTGGCGTGCCACGCGGCCGGCGGGGCCGTTGACCTCTCGCACCTCTTCCTCACCTCCTCCATGGACTGGAGCGTCAAGCTGTGGAGCCTCAAG GAGAACAAAGCCCTGTACTCGTTCGAGAACAGCGGCGATTACGTGGTGGACGTGCGCTGGTCGCCCGCGCACCCCGCGCTGTTCGCGGCCGCAGACGCCGCGCGCCTCGACCTCTGGAACCTCAACCGCGACACAGAG GTGCCGGTGGCGTCGATCCAGTCGGAGGGCGGCGCGTTCAACCGCGTGTCGTGGACGCCGAGCGGCGCGCACCTCACGGCGGGCGACGACGCCGGAAAGATATCCGTCTACGAGCTCGCAGAG AGCGAATACCAACCCCGGCACGATGAATGGAGCAAGTTTGTTTACACCCTACAAGAGCTACGTAACAACCAGGCCGATGAAGAAAGCGACCGGCTCAGCCTGGCCAGCGGACCTCCCTCCCTAACCAGCTTGACCAGCCTCGCTAGCAACCCCCTGCGATAA
- the sw gene encoding cytoplasmic dynein 1 intermediate chain short wing isoform X5, with product MSSMSDRKAELERKKAKLQALRDEKDRRRREKEQKDAEEALARASTTSSLDSRRDLDEMLSSLGVAPVKDVLSSLSSMQSLSPPQTASPDASLPHADRSAPPHGSLKKSTQLQIISVQSTDIPPKENVTYAKQTQTTTSGITEIRDGSSNASPLAGYMEDWWRPRKAHATDYYVLTFDGDAARQGEDDDAFHGKLPPGILPHGLPTVKEVQPAVTAAPPEKKEEEKEKKVRELSADEKHTIMLSAEFQRFVTKAGRVIERALGESVDIYTDYTGGGDSENALDDKSDARLSLVRTFYDERWSRGRCVTCLDWSSAHPELLLASYHNSDDAPHDPDGVCLVWNTKFKKTTPEDVFHCQSPVMSATFARFHPNLILGGTYSGQIVLWDNRVPKRTPVQRTPLSSLAHTHPVYCLSVVGSQNAHNLISVSSDGRMCSWSLDMLSQPQETLELQHRQSKAVAVTAMAFPHADVNNFVLGGEDGNIYTGCRHGQRAGVTDCVEGHAGPVTGVACHAAGGAVDLSHLFLTSSMDWSVKLWSLKENKALYSFENSGDYVVDVRWSPAHPALFAAADAARLDLWNLNRDTEVPVASIQSEGGAFNRVSWTPSGAHLTAGDDAGKISVYELAESEYQPRHDEWSKFVYTLQELRNNQADEESDRLSLASGPPSLTSLTSLASNPLR from the exons ATGTCAAGCATGTCGGATCGCAAGGCGGAGCTCGAGCGGAAGAAAGCCAAGTTGCAGGCCCTCCGCGACGAGAAGGACCGCCGCCGCAGAGAGAAGGAGCAAAAAGATGCTGAGGAGGCACTG GCCCGAGCGTCGACGACGTCGAGCCTCGACAGCCGGCGCGACCTGGACGAGATGCTGTCGTCGCTGGGCGTGGCGCCGGTGAAGGACGTGCTATCGTCGCTGTCGTCCATGCAGTCGCTGTCGCCGCCGCAGACCGCGTCGCCCGACGCCAGCCTGCCGCACGCCGACCGCAGCGCGCCGCCCCACGG ATCCCTGAAGAAGTCGACCCAACTGCAGATAATATCCGTGCAGTCAACTGACATACCCCCGAAGGAAAACGTGACGTACGCGAAGCAGACCCAAACCACTACTTCGGGCATCACCGAGATCAGAGATG GCTCTTCCAATGCGTCACCGCTTGCAGGGTACATGGAGGACTGGTGGCGGCCCCGCAAAG CACACGCAACCGACTACTACG TGCTTACATTCGACGGCGACGCTGCGCGGCAAGGCGAAGATGACGATGCGTTCCACGGGAAACTCCCGCCGGGCATCCTGCCGCACGGACTGCCAACCGTCAAGGAGGTCCAGCCCGCCGTGACGGCCGCGCCGCCCGAGAAGAAGGAGGAAGAGAAGGAGAAGAAAG TACGGGAGCTGAGCGCAGACGAGAAGCACACGATAATGCTGTCGGCCGAGTTCCAGCGGTTCGTCACGAAGGCGGGCCGCGTCATCGAGCGGGCTCTGGGGGAGTCTGTCGACATCTACACGGACTACACCGGCGGCGGGGACAGCGAGAATGCTCT GGACGACAAATCCGACGCCCGGCTGTCCCTCGTCCGGACGTTCTACGACGAGCGCTGGTCCCGCGGCCGCTGCGTGACCTGCCTGGACTGGTCCTCGGCGCACCCGGAGCTGCTGCTGGCGTCCTACCACAACAGCGACGACGCGCCGCACGACCCCGACGGCGTCTGTCTGGTCTGGAACACCAAGTTTAAGAAGACCACGCCGGAGGACGTGTTCCATTGCCAGTCGCCTGTCATGAGCGCTACCTTCGCTAG GTTCCATCCCAACCTGATACTCGGAGGCACATATTCGGGTCAAATCGTACTGTGGGACAACCGCGTGCCAAAACGTACACCCGTACAGCGGACACCTCTCTCTTCGCTCGCTCATACG CATCCAGTATACTGCCTGTCGGTAGTCGGTAGCCAGAACGCTCACAACCTCATCTCGGTGTCATCTGACGGGCGCATGTGCTCCTGGTCGCTGGACATGCTCTCCCAGCCCCAGGAGACCTTGGAGCTGCAGCACCGGCAGAGCAAAGCTGTCGCCGTCACTGCTATGGCGTTCCCTCACGCTGATGTTAACAACTTCGTGCTTGGCGGGGAGGATGGGAACATCTATACTG GCTGCCGGCACGGGCAGCGCGCCGGCGTCACGGACTGCGTGGAGGGACACGCGGGGCCGGTCACGGGCGTGGCGTGCCACGCGGCCGGCGGGGCCGTTGACCTCTCGCACCTCTTCCTCACCTCCTCCATGGACTGGAGCGTCAAGCTGTGGAGCCTCAAG GAGAACAAAGCCCTGTACTCGTTCGAGAACAGCGGCGATTACGTGGTGGACGTGCGCTGGTCGCCCGCGCACCCCGCGCTGTTCGCGGCCGCAGACGCCGCGCGCCTCGACCTCTGGAACCTCAACCGCGACACAGAG GTGCCGGTGGCGTCGATCCAGTCGGAGGGCGGCGCGTTCAACCGCGTGTCGTGGACGCCGAGCGGCGCGCACCTCACGGCGGGCGACGACGCCGGAAAGATATCCGTCTACGAGCTCGCAGAG AGCGAATACCAACCCCGGCACGATGAATGGAGCAAGTTTGTTTACACCCTACAAGAGCTACGTAACAACCAGGCCGATGAAGAAAGCGACCGGCTCAGCCTGGCCAGCGGACCTCCCTCCCTAACCAGCTTGACCAGCCTCGCTAGCAACCCCCTGCGATAA
- the sw gene encoding cytoplasmic dynein 1 intermediate chain short wing isoform X3, whose protein sequence is MSSMSDRKAELERKKAKLQALRDEKDRRRREKEQKDAEEALARASTTSSLDSRRDLDEMLSSLGVAPVKDVLSSLSSMQSLSPPQTASPDASLPHADRSAPPHGSLKKSTQLQIISVQSTDIPPKENVTYAKQTQTTTSGITEIRDGYMEDWWRPRKAHATDYYDEYNLNPGLEWEDEFTVLTFDGDAARQGEDDDAFHGKLPPGILPHGLPTVKEVQPAVTAAPPEKKEEEKEKKVRELSADEKHTIMLSAEFQRFVTKAGRVIERALGESVDIYTDYTGGGDSENALDDKSDARLSLVRTFYDERWSRGRCVTCLDWSSAHPELLLASYHNSDDAPHDPDGVCLVWNTKFKKTTPEDVFHCQSPVMSATFARFHPNLILGGTYSGQIVLWDNRVPKRTPVQRTPLSSLAHTHPVYCLSVVGSQNAHNLISVSSDGRMCSWSLDMLSQPQETLELQHRQSKAVAVTAMAFPHADVNNFVLGGEDGNIYTGCRHGQRAGVTDCVEGHAGPVTGVACHAAGGAVDLSHLFLTSSMDWSVKLWSLKENKALYSFENSGDYVVDVRWSPAHPALFAAADAARLDLWNLNRDTEVPVASIQSEGGAFNRVSWTPSGAHLTAGDDAGKISVYELAESEYQPRHDEWSKFVYTLQELRNNQADEESDRLSLASGPPSLTSLTSLASNPLR, encoded by the exons ATGTCAAGCATGTCGGATCGCAAGGCGGAGCTCGAGCGGAAGAAAGCCAAGTTGCAGGCCCTCCGCGACGAGAAGGACCGCCGCCGCAGAGAGAAGGAGCAAAAAGATGCTGAGGAGGCACTG GCCCGAGCGTCGACGACGTCGAGCCTCGACAGCCGGCGCGACCTGGACGAGATGCTGTCGTCGCTGGGCGTGGCGCCGGTGAAGGACGTGCTATCGTCGCTGTCGTCCATGCAGTCGCTGTCGCCGCCGCAGACCGCGTCGCCCGACGCCAGCCTGCCGCACGCCGACCGCAGCGCGCCGCCCCACGG ATCCCTGAAGAAGTCGACCCAACTGCAGATAATATCCGTGCAGTCAACTGACATACCCCCGAAGGAAAACGTGACGTACGCGAAGCAGACCCAAACCACTACTTCGGGCATCACCGAGATCAGAGATG GGTACATGGAGGACTGGTGGCGGCCCCGCAAAG CACACGCAACCGACTACTACG ATGAGTACAATCTAAACCCGGGTTTAGAGTGGGAGGACGAGTTCACAG TGCTTACATTCGACGGCGACGCTGCGCGGCAAGGCGAAGATGACGATGCGTTCCACGGGAAACTCCCGCCGGGCATCCTGCCGCACGGACTGCCAACCGTCAAGGAGGTCCAGCCCGCCGTGACGGCCGCGCCGCCCGAGAAGAAGGAGGAAGAGAAGGAGAAGAAAG TACGGGAGCTGAGCGCAGACGAGAAGCACACGATAATGCTGTCGGCCGAGTTCCAGCGGTTCGTCACGAAGGCGGGCCGCGTCATCGAGCGGGCTCTGGGGGAGTCTGTCGACATCTACACGGACTACACCGGCGGCGGGGACAGCGAGAATGCTCT GGACGACAAATCCGACGCCCGGCTGTCCCTCGTCCGGACGTTCTACGACGAGCGCTGGTCCCGCGGCCGCTGCGTGACCTGCCTGGACTGGTCCTCGGCGCACCCGGAGCTGCTGCTGGCGTCCTACCACAACAGCGACGACGCGCCGCACGACCCCGACGGCGTCTGTCTGGTCTGGAACACCAAGTTTAAGAAGACCACGCCGGAGGACGTGTTCCATTGCCAGTCGCCTGTCATGAGCGCTACCTTCGCTAG GTTCCATCCCAACCTGATACTCGGAGGCACATATTCGGGTCAAATCGTACTGTGGGACAACCGCGTGCCAAAACGTACACCCGTACAGCGGACACCTCTCTCTTCGCTCGCTCATACG CATCCAGTATACTGCCTGTCGGTAGTCGGTAGCCAGAACGCTCACAACCTCATCTCGGTGTCATCTGACGGGCGCATGTGCTCCTGGTCGCTGGACATGCTCTCCCAGCCCCAGGAGACCTTGGAGCTGCAGCACCGGCAGAGCAAAGCTGTCGCCGTCACTGCTATGGCGTTCCCTCACGCTGATGTTAACAACTTCGTGCTTGGCGGGGAGGATGGGAACATCTATACTG GCTGCCGGCACGGGCAGCGCGCCGGCGTCACGGACTGCGTGGAGGGACACGCGGGGCCGGTCACGGGCGTGGCGTGCCACGCGGCCGGCGGGGCCGTTGACCTCTCGCACCTCTTCCTCACCTCCTCCATGGACTGGAGCGTCAAGCTGTGGAGCCTCAAG GAGAACAAAGCCCTGTACTCGTTCGAGAACAGCGGCGATTACGTGGTGGACGTGCGCTGGTCGCCCGCGCACCCCGCGCTGTTCGCGGCCGCAGACGCCGCGCGCCTCGACCTCTGGAACCTCAACCGCGACACAGAG GTGCCGGTGGCGTCGATCCAGTCGGAGGGCGGCGCGTTCAACCGCGTGTCGTGGACGCCGAGCGGCGCGCACCTCACGGCGGGCGACGACGCCGGAAAGATATCCGTCTACGAGCTCGCAGAG AGCGAATACCAACCCCGGCACGATGAATGGAGCAAGTTTGTTTACACCCTACAAGAGCTACGTAACAACCAGGCCGATGAAGAAAGCGACCGGCTCAGCCTGGCCAGCGGACCTCCCTCCCTAACCAGCTTGACCAGCCTCGCTAGCAACCCCCTGCGATAA
- the sw gene encoding cytoplasmic dynein 1 intermediate chain short wing isoform X4: MSSMSDRKAELERKKAKLQALRDEKDRRRREKEQKDAEEALARASTTSSLDSRRDLDEMLSSLGVAPVKDVLSSLSSMQSLSPPQTASPDASLPHADRSAPPHGSLKKSTQLQIISVQSTDIPPKENVTYAKQTQTTTSGITEIRDGSSNASPLAGYMEDWWRPRKAHATDYYDEYNLNPGLEWEDEFTGEDDDAFHGKLPPGILPHGLPTVKEVQPAVTAAPPEKKEEEKEKKVRELSADEKHTIMLSAEFQRFVTKAGRVIERALGESVDIYTDYTGGGDSENALDDKSDARLSLVRTFYDERWSRGRCVTCLDWSSAHPELLLASYHNSDDAPHDPDGVCLVWNTKFKKTTPEDVFHCQSPVMSATFARFHPNLILGGTYSGQIVLWDNRVPKRTPVQRTPLSSLAHTHPVYCLSVVGSQNAHNLISVSSDGRMCSWSLDMLSQPQETLELQHRQSKAVAVTAMAFPHADVNNFVLGGEDGNIYTGCRHGQRAGVTDCVEGHAGPVTGVACHAAGGAVDLSHLFLTSSMDWSVKLWSLKENKALYSFENSGDYVVDVRWSPAHPALFAAADAARLDLWNLNRDTEVPVASIQSEGGAFNRVSWTPSGAHLTAGDDAGKISVYELAESEYQPRHDEWSKFVYTLQELRNNQADEESDRLSLASGPPSLTSLTSLASNPLR, from the exons ATGTCAAGCATGTCGGATCGCAAGGCGGAGCTCGAGCGGAAGAAAGCCAAGTTGCAGGCCCTCCGCGACGAGAAGGACCGCCGCCGCAGAGAGAAGGAGCAAAAAGATGCTGAGGAGGCACTG GCCCGAGCGTCGACGACGTCGAGCCTCGACAGCCGGCGCGACCTGGACGAGATGCTGTCGTCGCTGGGCGTGGCGCCGGTGAAGGACGTGCTATCGTCGCTGTCGTCCATGCAGTCGCTGTCGCCGCCGCAGACCGCGTCGCCCGACGCCAGCCTGCCGCACGCCGACCGCAGCGCGCCGCCCCACGG ATCCCTGAAGAAGTCGACCCAACTGCAGATAATATCCGTGCAGTCAACTGACATACCCCCGAAGGAAAACGTGACGTACGCGAAGCAGACCCAAACCACTACTTCGGGCATCACCGAGATCAGAGATG GCTCTTCCAATGCGTCACCGCTTGCAGGGTACATGGAGGACTGGTGGCGGCCCCGCAAAG CACACGCAACCGACTACTACG ATGAGTACAATCTAAACCCGGGTTTAGAGTGGGAGGACGAGTTCACAG GCGAAGATGACGATGCGTTCCACGGGAAACTCCCGCCGGGCATCCTGCCGCACGGACTGCCAACCGTCAAGGAGGTCCAGCCCGCCGTGACGGCCGCGCCGCCCGAGAAGAAGGAGGAAGAGAAGGAGAAGAAAG TACGGGAGCTGAGCGCAGACGAGAAGCACACGATAATGCTGTCGGCCGAGTTCCAGCGGTTCGTCACGAAGGCGGGCCGCGTCATCGAGCGGGCTCTGGGGGAGTCTGTCGACATCTACACGGACTACACCGGCGGCGGGGACAGCGAGAATGCTCT GGACGACAAATCCGACGCCCGGCTGTCCCTCGTCCGGACGTTCTACGACGAGCGCTGGTCCCGCGGCCGCTGCGTGACCTGCCTGGACTGGTCCTCGGCGCACCCGGAGCTGCTGCTGGCGTCCTACCACAACAGCGACGACGCGCCGCACGACCCCGACGGCGTCTGTCTGGTCTGGAACACCAAGTTTAAGAAGACCACGCCGGAGGACGTGTTCCATTGCCAGTCGCCTGTCATGAGCGCTACCTTCGCTAG GTTCCATCCCAACCTGATACTCGGAGGCACATATTCGGGTCAAATCGTACTGTGGGACAACCGCGTGCCAAAACGTACACCCGTACAGCGGACACCTCTCTCTTCGCTCGCTCATACG CATCCAGTATACTGCCTGTCGGTAGTCGGTAGCCAGAACGCTCACAACCTCATCTCGGTGTCATCTGACGGGCGCATGTGCTCCTGGTCGCTGGACATGCTCTCCCAGCCCCAGGAGACCTTGGAGCTGCAGCACCGGCAGAGCAAAGCTGTCGCCGTCACTGCTATGGCGTTCCCTCACGCTGATGTTAACAACTTCGTGCTTGGCGGGGAGGATGGGAACATCTATACTG GCTGCCGGCACGGGCAGCGCGCCGGCGTCACGGACTGCGTGGAGGGACACGCGGGGCCGGTCACGGGCGTGGCGTGCCACGCGGCCGGCGGGGCCGTTGACCTCTCGCACCTCTTCCTCACCTCCTCCATGGACTGGAGCGTCAAGCTGTGGAGCCTCAAG GAGAACAAAGCCCTGTACTCGTTCGAGAACAGCGGCGATTACGTGGTGGACGTGCGCTGGTCGCCCGCGCACCCCGCGCTGTTCGCGGCCGCAGACGCCGCGCGCCTCGACCTCTGGAACCTCAACCGCGACACAGAG GTGCCGGTGGCGTCGATCCAGTCGGAGGGCGGCGCGTTCAACCGCGTGTCGTGGACGCCGAGCGGCGCGCACCTCACGGCGGGCGACGACGCCGGAAAGATATCCGTCTACGAGCTCGCAGAG AGCGAATACCAACCCCGGCACGATGAATGGAGCAAGTTTGTTTACACCCTACAAGAGCTACGTAACAACCAGGCCGATGAAGAAAGCGACCGGCTCAGCCTGGCCAGCGGACCTCCCTCCCTAACCAGCTTGACCAGCCTCGCTAGCAACCCCCTGCGATAA
- the sw gene encoding cytoplasmic dynein 1 intermediate chain short wing isoform X1, with translation MSSMSDRKAELERKKAKLQALRDEKDRRRREKEQKDAEEALARASTTSSLDSRRDLDEMLSSLGVAPVKDVLSSLSSMQSLSPPQTASPDASLPHADRSAPPHGSLKKSTQLQIISVQSTDIPPKENVTYAKQTQTTTSGITEIRDGSSNASPLAGYMEDWWRPRKAHATDYYDEYNLNPGLEWEDEFTVLTFDGDAARQGEDDDAFHGKLPPGILPHGLPTVKEVQPAVTAAPPEKKEEEKEKKVRELSADEKHTIMLSAEFQRFVTKAGRVIERALGESVDIYTDYTGGGDSENALDDKSDARLSLVRTFYDERWSRGRCVTCLDWSSAHPELLLASYHNSDDAPHDPDGVCLVWNTKFKKTTPEDVFHCQSPVMSATFARFHPNLILGGTYSGQIVLWDNRVPKRTPVQRTPLSSLAHTHPVYCLSVVGSQNAHNLISVSSDGRMCSWSLDMLSQPQETLELQHRQSKAVAVTAMAFPHADVNNFVLGGEDGNIYTGCRHGQRAGVTDCVEGHAGPVTGVACHAAGGAVDLSHLFLTSSMDWSVKLWSLKENKALYSFENSGDYVVDVRWSPAHPALFAAADAARLDLWNLNRDTEVPVASIQSEGGAFNRVSWTPSGAHLTAGDDAGKISVYELAESEYQPRHDEWSKFVYTLQELRNNQADEESDRLSLASGPPSLTSLTSLASNPLR, from the exons ATGTCAAGCATGTCGGATCGCAAGGCGGAGCTCGAGCGGAAGAAAGCCAAGTTGCAGGCCCTCCGCGACGAGAAGGACCGCCGCCGCAGAGAGAAGGAGCAAAAAGATGCTGAGGAGGCACTG GCCCGAGCGTCGACGACGTCGAGCCTCGACAGCCGGCGCGACCTGGACGAGATGCTGTCGTCGCTGGGCGTGGCGCCGGTGAAGGACGTGCTATCGTCGCTGTCGTCCATGCAGTCGCTGTCGCCGCCGCAGACCGCGTCGCCCGACGCCAGCCTGCCGCACGCCGACCGCAGCGCGCCGCCCCACGG ATCCCTGAAGAAGTCGACCCAACTGCAGATAATATCCGTGCAGTCAACTGACATACCCCCGAAGGAAAACGTGACGTACGCGAAGCAGACCCAAACCACTACTTCGGGCATCACCGAGATCAGAGATG GCTCTTCCAATGCGTCACCGCTTGCAGGGTACATGGAGGACTGGTGGCGGCCCCGCAAAG CACACGCAACCGACTACTACG ATGAGTACAATCTAAACCCGGGTTTAGAGTGGGAGGACGAGTTCACAG TGCTTACATTCGACGGCGACGCTGCGCGGCAAGGCGAAGATGACGATGCGTTCCACGGGAAACTCCCGCCGGGCATCCTGCCGCACGGACTGCCAACCGTCAAGGAGGTCCAGCCCGCCGTGACGGCCGCGCCGCCCGAGAAGAAGGAGGAAGAGAAGGAGAAGAAAG TACGGGAGCTGAGCGCAGACGAGAAGCACACGATAATGCTGTCGGCCGAGTTCCAGCGGTTCGTCACGAAGGCGGGCCGCGTCATCGAGCGGGCTCTGGGGGAGTCTGTCGACATCTACACGGACTACACCGGCGGCGGGGACAGCGAGAATGCTCT GGACGACAAATCCGACGCCCGGCTGTCCCTCGTCCGGACGTTCTACGACGAGCGCTGGTCCCGCGGCCGCTGCGTGACCTGCCTGGACTGGTCCTCGGCGCACCCGGAGCTGCTGCTGGCGTCCTACCACAACAGCGACGACGCGCCGCACGACCCCGACGGCGTCTGTCTGGTCTGGAACACCAAGTTTAAGAAGACCACGCCGGAGGACGTGTTCCATTGCCAGTCGCCTGTCATGAGCGCTACCTTCGCTAG GTTCCATCCCAACCTGATACTCGGAGGCACATATTCGGGTCAAATCGTACTGTGGGACAACCGCGTGCCAAAACGTACACCCGTACAGCGGACACCTCTCTCTTCGCTCGCTCATACG CATCCAGTATACTGCCTGTCGGTAGTCGGTAGCCAGAACGCTCACAACCTCATCTCGGTGTCATCTGACGGGCGCATGTGCTCCTGGTCGCTGGACATGCTCTCCCAGCCCCAGGAGACCTTGGAGCTGCAGCACCGGCAGAGCAAAGCTGTCGCCGTCACTGCTATGGCGTTCCCTCACGCTGATGTTAACAACTTCGTGCTTGGCGGGGAGGATGGGAACATCTATACTG GCTGCCGGCACGGGCAGCGCGCCGGCGTCACGGACTGCGTGGAGGGACACGCGGGGCCGGTCACGGGCGTGGCGTGCCACGCGGCCGGCGGGGCCGTTGACCTCTCGCACCTCTTCCTCACCTCCTCCATGGACTGGAGCGTCAAGCTGTGGAGCCTCAAG GAGAACAAAGCCCTGTACTCGTTCGAGAACAGCGGCGATTACGTGGTGGACGTGCGCTGGTCGCCCGCGCACCCCGCGCTGTTCGCGGCCGCAGACGCCGCGCGCCTCGACCTCTGGAACCTCAACCGCGACACAGAG GTGCCGGTGGCGTCGATCCAGTCGGAGGGCGGCGCGTTCAACCGCGTGTCGTGGACGCCGAGCGGCGCGCACCTCACGGCGGGCGACGACGCCGGAAAGATATCCGTCTACGAGCTCGCAGAG AGCGAATACCAACCCCGGCACGATGAATGGAGCAAGTTTGTTTACACCCTACAAGAGCTACGTAACAACCAGGCCGATGAAGAAAGCGACCGGCTCAGCCTGGCCAGCGGACCTCCCTCCCTAACCAGCTTGACCAGCCTCGCTAGCAACCCCCTGCGATAA